A genomic stretch from Oreochromis niloticus isolate F11D_XX linkage group LG11, O_niloticus_UMD_NMBU, whole genome shotgun sequence includes:
- the rspo1 gene encoding R-spondin-1 precursor (The RefSeq protein has 1 substitution and aligns at 98% coverage compared to this genomic sequence), producing MQLGLVALAMVFLSSMGHSDVLKLSKARRHRRVSTEGPPSCPKGCDRCSEYNGCIKCKPKLFIFLERNDIRQIGVCLASCPMGYFGMRNPEGNNRCTQCKIDNCEACFNRNFCTKCKEGLYSHSGRCYVSCPPGQRTVNETMECVGQRASECELGEWSQWGSCMKKNKTCGFRKGTQSRVRVPLPQVHSPDTSPAFVPSQTCAAETERRKCVVTKTPCVRERKSKGDRQDDTSRRERENTRERAQGGGGGGGGGGGGGGKRRKGHSRTTTAPSITTSSVT from the exons ATGCAGCTGGGACTGGTGGCGCTGGCAATGGTCTTTCTCAGCTCCATGGGTCACAGTGATGTTCTGAAGCTCTCCAAGGCAAGACGGCATAGACGTG TTAGCACTGAGGGGCCCCCATCTTGCCCCAAAGGCTGTGACCGATGTTCTGAGTATAACGGCTGCATTAAATGCAAGCCCAAGCTCTTCATCTTCCTGGAGCGCAATGACATCCGTCAGATAGGCGTGTGCCTTGCCTCCTGCCCCATGGGATACTTTGGCATGAGGAACCCCGAAGGCAACAATCGATGCACCC AATGTAAAATAGACAATTGTGAAGCGTGTTTCAATCGCAATTTTTGCACAAAATGTAAGGAGGGCTTGTATTCACACAGTGGGAGATGTTATGTCAGCTGCCCTCCAGGCCAACGCACCGTCAATGAGACCATGGAGTGTGTCG GTCAACGTGCCTCAGAGTGTGAACTGGGTGAGTGGAGCCAATGGGGTTCCTgtatgaagaaaaacaaaacatgcggATTTAGGAAAGGCACCCAGTCCCGGGTTCGTGTGCCCCTTCCGCAGGTTCACAGTCCGGATACCTCCCCTGCTTTTGTACCCTCGCAGACCTGTGCTGCCgagacagagaggaggaagTGTGTCGTGACCAAAACGCCGTGTGTGAGgg agagGAAGAGTAAAGGAGACAGACAAGACGATACAAAcaggagagaaagggagaatACACGTGAGCGAGcacaaggaggaggaggaggaggaggaggaggcggaggcGGAGGAGGAAAGCGGAGGAAAGGCCACAGCAGGACGACCACTGCTCCCAGCATCACAACCAGCTC